CTCTATTCGAATTCCCTGCTTATAGTTGCCAAAGTTAATTATGACCTTCCATTGATCTTCATGATTGATGGCTTCTTGTGGGAATATTAACTGTTCAACGTGACGACAAAGTGATTCCTCTCCAGGACGATCGAACTTACTGGCAAAATCAACTAGAAGCAAATCCTCGCCGAACAACTCTGTAAATCTTTTGGAATCTGCTTCTATAAGTTTCTCCAAATGTGCTGCTGGATAATTATCTACAACATTGCAGTAAACGTCGGTTCTGTTCCCCTTGCATCTTGGCTTAGCCATGGTTCCATCCGGAAATTTTATATCTAAAATTAGAAAACATAAATTAGAAACTAAAGtgtatggaaaaattgcaggaaAAACTAAAAAAGAGAAACTTAAAATGGCGGTACTCCACCTGTTTTAGATGTACTCGTATTTTTTCAAACCCAATTAGAAAAAAACATTAATCTTTAATAAATCATGAGGAATATGACGCATTGAAAAATGATATTCACCTGCTTCTTCCCCTTGAATTGACAATACCTGAAATCATGAAAAAGTATCACTATACTTTGGAGAAAAGAAGTAATTGTCGAGAATGTCATCTTATTATATagaattaatttaattgaatttaggATTAACAccaaaaaatataacaataaaatatttatttatgcgTTGCGCCCGCAGGTGTGACAACCAGGGTAGCTGAGCCAGAAGCGCTCTGgatcggttacgccattttgCTCTGCTGATCCGGATGGATCcgcatcgattgcggatatcctcaattTCGGAcgcccccattaccgcaaggtactgttcattgtcctttatagttggccaacactcagaaccatagaggcaaCAGGGCGTACGACACCGCGGTAAATCAtagatttcagacgttcgtCGATACATGGATAAAAGAGAACGTCAGCTGTGGatctcagaatcatagaggctACAGGGCGGATGGCACTGCAGCAAATCTTGGATCTCAGGTTTCGGAAAGCACTTAATGCAGGTTGCAATAATGacggaaacaatttcataacgcagttaaccataattcgttttattgtttcctcgactCCAGTGGCGCTGACAGTTACAGGTAGGGTTTCACATGAGCACTCGTCCGGTAGACTTAATCTCACGGTCTTTTTAAAACACAAgaagcgcaacggtaccagtttatactgagtgcatggctcagtttactcatgctggtggatgcaagacctacgtaaatctctaccgaactttggGTGTGGGCCCCGTGCTGAACCGCAATACCAcgttgttcgcttgaacgtaaccaacaaaccccatgaagctcccacaagggttcccatggtatcagtatacccctggaaaggtttcgtgaccgaagccacttcagatgagtctccgtgcagactcgggttcgATTGTCCTAATTAAGccatggagcattcgcctaatgCATCACGGCCAATAAGAAGTGAATACAGCGCTTCACGGTGCCACCCCGAGGAGGTTttcctcagccacttggttttggtttggccgagaAGGTTGCCGCCCcctcttcctcgccgccaccttaAGCACCTGCGGTGTTGACATGTGTCTTAGTCTTATTTCTCGCTGCCCCGGATATTGTTCTCATGGGATTGGTAATGCATAGGTTTTAGTGCTCTGCAGTGACGCTAAGGTCTTTTGTTTCTCCTTAATCCACCCACCCACCACcctataagcgaacatcggcaaCGAACATTTATCACACACACATTACGACATGAAACCTAGGCCCCGTGTCTAGGTAGAGGTCTGCTGCACAGATCATAAGCTTTGTATCTTATTCCTCTTCATTATTACCTCTtcatgtttgctccaaagaagcttcttatttAGAATAGCTTCTTCAGAGAGATGAAGGGTTGTGCTCCTCATCCCTGGATGGTAAAGACCATTAAATTTCCTCCTCTTTGAAAATAGTAAAATACTCCACCGAAGTAGGAATGGCACACTTACCTCAGCACAAGGCAATAtctacgttagcatagcataaatTCATTTATCTAAAGGAAAAGGGCACAGCCAAAAGaataaagagcagactcacaggactttccacgctggtaagtagTAATATGAACAGAGCTCCGTCTCGCGTATGTGATGCTCAGCTAGcatctccagacatttcagcgagtaTGAAGCTAAGCAGATTTATCTAAAGTTTTTTGGGCTTAAATAGTAAAATTCCCAAAATTCGGTATGCAGACTAGCCGTACCTTTTGGTAAGAGGGAAGACCCAGGGCTTACCTGATTCTAGGAAAATATTTCGTAGAAGTCCCTCTGGAAGCCGTATATGGAAtcactggatagatgccatccatggcaGGTTTCCCTTTGTCATTAGTAACCACCGCTCTCCTAGTACTCTAATTCTCCTTTCAACATTTTCATGTTgcaaggtttgcagaaaccagcAACTCTCTCCCTCCCATTTCTATCACCTATTCTCCAGGATTGTGTACTTCCAAAAGAATCCCCATTGACTCAACTCTCAACTTCTTGGAAGACTCATACGGTTTTGTAAGAGAATACGACTTGGTCGACTCACTCCTTTTAAAAGCTCTGCACAGTCTTcggcttccagttcctcactgcTTGCTCTAAAGGAGCCCCGCTTCCAACGTTTTATGAGccccttatattcacgctgtgaaatCTAAAGTTTAACCGTTCTTCGTCCCTATTGATTTTATGCTTGAGAAATGGTCTGATTAACTAATTGAGTTCCACCAGGAAACTATATAACCGCGCTCGCTTTGGTTAACAAGACAAGCCTATTCAAATCACCCTGAAAGTGTGCGATCCAGTGTTCTCAATTGACCTTCTATCACCATAGGTACCCCTTGTCTTTGGAGGTGCATTTTGTTGCCAtgaagtttattgaactttaCCCAAAACGTTTTCATAGGACTGTTCCCCTGGAATAGTCAAACCTAATTCTAAACAACGGTGGTCTAAGAGTGAGACTTCGTCGAGGACTCGCCCATTGTAAACTCGCTAGCTTTGAAGTGTAGATTGTTCAATTAAACAATTGTGTAAGGGAGCAACCTAGGTTCGCAGTCATGAACCCAGTTGAAGTTATAAAATCAAAGAGGTTCTCTCCCCAaagaatatgttgagcgttcgcatcacaaccttttAAGAGTTCAGGGCCACTTGaccgctaccagatcccttagttcttcgGCCAATGAAAGGTAAAAAGACTTATAGGCTAGGTACACAGGTGCGTCTATGAAGCTTTTCCTGTTgctattaacctggtattgtaagataaCCACAACTAAATCCTGCGAACAGAATTGTtgcaatgtgttttttttttcaagaattttgacatcagaacacaaGCTCACAGTCTGGAGGATCTTTCACCGGCGAAGATCATAGTCCCTTCACTGATCCAATACTACAGACTATGTTAAGCCGACCTCATGATCCTTGCACCAGACACAAAAAAGGGCAGCCCTGCAACTTAGCTACCCTTGCTGCCAGTACAAAGGAAGTTGCTTTGGTATACTGCAATTTAATATGACTTTCCTTTATGCTTGTCAACTTAaatgtagtctaatatgaaaaccgctgcTAATTGAATTGTTTGTTGCGTCTCGCATTGGTTGACCTGCCCCTATTTTCCGCTGAAGCTTTCATTTCTTTTTATGGATATTGCCTCACTCATGtggactagcaacctgcaaatttcgaaacaacAAACGGAGTCCGTATTTGTTTGATTGATGATGGCTCCACGATAGCGGCATCAAGGGTATCCAGAGAACTTGTTCTcgttcgtcattggtggcacattgttgaaGAACAGAGCCTCCAAGACATGTATAATAAGAGAGACgctaacatcggcctcgaaatggATTACCATTTGATTTCCGCGAACCGCAAGCGATAGCGCGTAAATGCGCTTGacgttgttgtttaggatctgcgggatcctaagtccccatccacttgatggtggaccggactaaatgaggagcaacttactccctcgttttttagtccatggatccctagtttggagcgtagcagcccaagcattaagaatcgaaaaaatcaaaaatttgactgacggtttcgtccagggcagaggcaactcatcagacgctgcctcacctctgccctgggagcagcgtgaccgaaagtgccaacaggtggaaagacgctcccttttaccatcgcaaaaacacgacaaggttgcgagttatattggacttaaaacgccagtcgttgtagtctaagctagactaaaacTAGGTTGTtatttaggatctgcgggatcctaagttccCATccacttgtcgtgtttttgcgatggtaaaagggagcgtctttccacctgttggcactttcggtcacgctgctcccagggcagaggtgaggcagcgtctgatgagttgcctctgccctggacgaaaccgtcagtcaaatttttgatttttgcgCTTGACGTGCTATACCTCAACAAGGGGAAAATAGccacacatatgtatatgtatatactttTGAGTTGTTTACTATTACTATTGCTTTAAGgaggaagggaacaaatggttggCGAAATACCGTATGTACGACTTttgaataaaacaagtcgggaaaccggaagctggacgcttcaggtatgaatggttttgtgtacttcttttataaagacatttgaatgtgaatttgtcccattagtacgtaacacgaaatatacgcatatattatgtgagaatattcactttcgtctgatattgacattcaaaatctagaaTTTCAAAGGAAGtggcaactttgatctattacattgttagtaatagtgggatttccgtCAAACTGGGTAAGGTCAAGATCTATATTGTAGCTACATTGCtccaaaatttcgtggtactaggatgaacttagggggatTCTGCAGCCAAATACTGAAAATTATTGTAGCATActatgattaattttatttgaagggatatcgatatggaaggtatttcggagcctagccaccatatactggcatcctcttgattttttcagatttttcggtttctgagaatggccccgttaaataaatggtcactttcgacccctcaaactccccgcctttccaacaaatatcgaaactaataccagcttcggaaagtactaaccgaggcctttcatttgatgcctcacataattatatttgttaaaaaaaattcacaccccccttttgtaagtaggggaccccctccccccttaaaatcgacgtgaaaggatgtaactcacggtatgcgtaagcgttcacagttctcacttttccaccaaatttggtgtcaatcgataccatagtctccgagaaaaatgcatgtgatggacagacagaaagacggacagacagtataccgattttaataattttgtgttttacacgaaaccttagtTTTACGGGtttgtattatttatttttcagttcAACACTTTTCGGAGAACAAATCTCCACAAAATACTTCAAATACTTGGAGATTCGACGATTATATTTTTGAGTGCAACTCGGTGACCCGCTCATAGATAGTACAGTGAATTGCGCAGACAGAATCACAACTGAAAAATAATTCATTTTCGAGATTATATCTGACtgattcatgtttttttttcctaaTCAAGTAATgtcttttcacctttccaaattttctttaaaaattaacTGGCTTGAAGCTTGCAGCCATTTGTTGCATAAGTGGAGTTAGTAGAAGCTAATTTTACAACTCCAAAAACATATGGGAATAGAATCTAATGATTTTCCCGTACTATAAATGCATCCGCCAATTCAAAAacagaattttcattttatatttttttttttcaattttcctttattcaatgcgccttttctatAAATAGATGCACGCTTTGTGCTTCAGTTTATTCTTACTAAAGACATCTATTAACATTCAGATAACTTCATTATTCAAGCACGCTTTATAAGATGCCATGTTTTGCTTGGATAAATCATTTTGTTCATTATTTGcatattcattaaaaaagtttCATATTCCCTGATCATTCTCAATTAAAAAGCGATAATTATTATATCCGCATCTAAGTATGATAATAATGAGTAAGGGAAAATTAGAGGAGGTGAAATACACACCTCGATTGGTATGTGAAGTTCTCTTATATAATGTTGGCGAGTGCCTTGCAGGTGTACACGAGACATTTTAAAGCAATTTGAAACATCACCTCTACGCTTTTCGTTCGCTGTTATCAAAGCACATTAAAGTGTTGCGTTATTCAATCTCAAGGCATTGGAAGATAAATTCTAAAATGCCCTCGTATCAGGGGAGGCCGCATCACTACATGCAATAATCCAAGGATCCCCGACCGGCAATTTGATGGAGAACTTTTTTTTAGAACTTTTGACGCATCTGAAGTGTTCATATATTCAGGACGTTTAAATccactcaatttttccaaattttttaatcatttattaaACACTTTTAATTAAGACGACTCACCATCACAGACAGCAAATAAAGTAAAATCATCACAGAGCAAAACTTTGATTTGATATTATGAACCCGATATATGATCACCATCGTAACAATGTAATTCCGTCGAATTTGACGATTTTTCCGCAAAATTTTAaaactatctttatttttcgtaCTAATTATTAGAATCGCCTCGACAGAACGGGTATCAAACCCACACTGATCCACGTAATCTCCGATTCAAATCGGAGAGCTTGTTCTGCTTCTTGAGGTCAACAGAGTCAAGACTCCTGATAGATTTCAGTTGAAAGAAAAACACCACTGCTGATAGTTTGTATATTGAAGACGCCTCTGGTCGTTTAATTCGATCATAAATTTCTGATAACATCTAATTGATTTCGTACATTACATCCAACTTTAGAGCTTATCTTTGCACTTAGGGTAGAGCAATAGGCAAAGACGCACCACTGGAAGAAACCCCTTGAAACTAGCACTGGGGACTACTTGACGACATACTATATGTATCACATGTGATTCTTTACAGTTACTGCGGTTAGCCTACCGTATTGGCTTTCCTACCTGCATGGTTAAATCCACTACTTTCCAGGTGAATTCGTTCAGAATTGCAAGAGCCGGTTGGATTGGGGCTATTGGTAAGTCCAGTATGATTCACTCAATATTCATAATTGATGCACATGTTGGGATTTTTTCTTTTGCTGGCAAAGTAACAAAAGGAAAAACAGAAACTAAAAAGCTAAAATTCTGACTGAAGGCTATTCAACTTCCACTAGAACCTATTTTCACCAACCATTGTCtgcaataattaaattaaattgagtaaaatatattttgcaaatttatttgctCTATAATAACTAACTCTATTGGCACCATGAATCACGAATTTATGTAAACAGAGTACTCGATATAAAAACCCCATGGCCCATTATGTCCTTATCTCGCTGATTTTCGGTAAATAAATGTTGGCCATTCTTGTAACTATAGATGCATTGTGTCATGGCAGCACATTTGTCATGATAAGaataaattttagataaaatgaTTTCAGTGAAATTAACGTAAATTAAAAGCAACTTGTACCAAACTTTTGTAGTCTATATTATAACTTATACCATGTAATGACTTCGATTGATGATAATATTCTAGATTAACATCTGAATTAACTATGGCCAAAGGTGCCGACCGAGAATGGTA
The DNA window shown above is from Hermetia illucens chromosome 5, iHerIll2.2.curated.20191125, whole genome shotgun sequence and carries:
- the LOC119657145 gene encoding protein spaetzle-like, whose translation is MVIIYRVHNIKSKFCSVMILLYLLSVMVLSIQGEEADIKFPDGTMAKPRCKGNRTDVYCNVVDNYPAAHLEKLIEADSKRFTELFGEDLLLVDFASKFDRPGEESLCRHVEQLIFPQEAINHEDQWKVIINFGNYKQGIRIERCLGAGENCMMTESFPNYYKTECRQIYVYRPLLTLDKLGDDAKIVKEQFRFPGGCKCILKKPELP